From the genome of Nitrospinaceae bacterium:
CGATAACCGTTTTCCTTTGACCTTCAAGTTGGAACGAGAGTCCCCTCGAACCGTTTTTACTATGCGACGGGAGCGCGAAAAAGAGGGCCATTTCCTCGAAAATCTTGGAACAGGAGTTCGCCGTTGTGACTACAAAGTGCGAACAGGGGTCAGAGCGTGATTCGTGTACTATCATTTCTCAACGACAATCAGTTTCTTCATTTTTCGAATGGCCTTCGAGTTGCTCTGATCGACCAATGTGACGGCTCTTGAAACAGTGAATGAATGGCCCATGCGTATCATCTCTTCTGCTCTCACTTGCCGCGACCAACACCAATTTCTCCAGCAACTTTCGGAATGGTTGGCCTCCGAGATACCAGCCCCTGCGGATGGTCTTCCACTTCTCCTTCAACTCATCGTCTTCGACTCCTTCACGTTCCCATCACTTCCCAGGAACCTGTCGCAACGAAGCCAGACCTTCCTTCGTGAAAATCATCTCACCACAATTGGCCCCAGGATATCACATGATACACTGCTCCCGGAAATTCAATCCTTACCTGCCTTCCCGTGAGCCACACCTTAACACCACGTCAAAGAGGGAATTAATTGTAGTTTTGTGGAACCTCCCCCTTTTTTAATGAGAAATCTCCACGTTTAAACGGTCTACCAAACGGGGGCGGTTACCTTACACTGCTCAGCCCAAGCCGGTCAGCGATCCTTTACTGCTCCCAAAATGGTCGGTCTCGATGCCCATCCGCTGAAGCATACTGACAAAGATATTACACAGCGGGGTATTATTGTGCGGATTAAACACCAGGTGCTGCCCATGGCGAAAACCGCCACCCGCAAGGAGGACCGGAAGGTTGTGGTTATTGTGAATGTTGGCATCCCCCATATGGCAGCCATAGAGCACCATGGTGTTGTCCAGCAGGCTGCCGTCGGCCTCCTCGATCTCCTGGAGATCCAGAAGCAGTTCTCCGAACAATTCCATCTGCGCGGTTTCAATCTCTTCCAACTGCTTCAACTTTGCCTCGTCTTTGCCGTGATGGGAAAGGTTGTGGTAACCGCCGAGCGTTCGGCCGTCCTCGAATTTCACGCCCGGGGTGCGCTGACCGCCCAGGAACAACGTAATCACCCGGGTGGAATCTGTCTGGAAGGCGAGCCGGGACATCTCGTTCATCATCCGCACCATGTCAAAGAACTCCTTCTTGTCCTTTGGGTAATCCGGCATGGCCTCGTCCACCTTGGGCCTGGGCCGGGTTTCCCAGGCTTGCGCCTCAGTGATCCGCTGTTCGAGACTGCGGACCGCGGTCTGAAATTGTTCGATCCGCTCCCGATCGGATGCGCTCACGCGTTTACTCAGAGCCGAACTCTGCCCCATAACGACATCGAGAATGCTCCCCTTTCTGCGCAGCCGTGCCAGTTGCGCTTCCATCGCTTCGCGATCGCCCTGAAGAAACATCTTTTTGTAAAGCGCCGCCGCGCTTTGAATGGTGGGGATTTCAACCCCCGCCTGGGTGTAGGAGAGGCTTCTGGCGTCATTAATCCCGAGAGAAAGCGACCGGAAGCGCGTCTCATGGCCTACCTCATTGGCCATCACCTGATCAAGAGAAATACTGTTGCGAAAGCTCGCCCGCCCGGGATGTGGCGCCGCGGTCAAAAACGTTTTGTCGGCGCGATGCCCCCCGTCGACGCCGGGATGGGAAAGTCCGCTGAACACGGTGAATTGTTCCCGATGCTTGGCGATCTTTTCGAGGTAGGGCGAGAGTTCGTAATCACGCCCTTCACCTTTTGGAAAGAACAGCTTGGGAATGAATCCAAGGTCCTGATTGATCGCGATCATGCGCTTGGGCGAGCCTTGTACCGAGGCGGCCCCGAAGGACTCTAGCAATGGCAGGCCCATGGCAACGCCCGCGGCGCGGAGGAATGTTCGGCGACTGGATTTCATAAGCGCTTATTTACGGAGGAACAATGGACTCCGGACGATTTCGTGAATGATGGAGCGAACGCCGTAATTCGAAGCACGGGTCTTTTCCAATATGGCAGCCACTTCGTCGCGATCGGAAAACCGTATTGGCGCGCCTGTCGCATAGACGAGCAGTTGTTCGGTCAGGTTGCGGGCGATGGCCTCTGCATCTTCCAACAAGAGTTTCTTGAACTCGACGATGTCCGTGAAGGCGCTTCCTTCAGCCGTCGTTCCTGACGCATCTACTTTCTGGCCGATATAGTGAACGTATTCGTTACCGCTTCGGCCTACCCCTTCGATGCGTTTCGATCCTTCTCCGAGCGAACGGTAGTTTTCGCGCCACCGCCCCATGACATCAAAGCTTTCCAGCGCGAAGCCCGGCGGATCGATCTTCTTATGACAGCTCGCGCA
Proteins encoded in this window:
- a CDS encoding DUF1552 domain-containing protein, which encodes MKSSRRTFLRAAGVAMGLPLLESFGAASVQGSPKRMIAINQDLGFIPKLFFPKGEGRDYELSPYLEKIAKHREQFTVFSGLSHPGVDGGHRADKTFLTAAPHPGRASFRNSISLDQVMANEVGHETRFRSLSLGINDARSLSYTQAGVEIPTIQSAAALYKKMFLQGDREAMEAQLARLRRKGSILDVVMGQSSALSKRVSASDRERIEQFQTAVRSLEQRITEAQAWETRPRPKVDEAMPDYPKDKKEFFDMVRMMNEMSRLAFQTDSTRVITLFLGGQRTPGVKFEDGRTLGGYHNLSHHGKDEAKLKQLEEIETAQMELFGELLLDLQEIEEADGSLLDNTMVLYGCHMGDANIHNNHNLPVLLAGGGFRHGQHLVFNPHNNTPLCNIFVSMLQRMGIETDHFGSSKGSLTGLG
- a CDS encoding DUF1585 domain-containing protein, translating into CASCHKKIDPPGFALESFDVMGRWRENYRSLGEGSKRIEGVGRSGNEYVHYIGQKVDASGTTAEGSAFTDIVEFKKLLLEDAEAIARNLTEQLLVYATGAPIRFSDRDEVAAILEKTRASNYGVRSIIHEIVRSPLFLRK